Genomic DNA from Mycobacterium stomatepiae:
GGTCTTCTTCTGGTAGTCCGCGTAGGGCGGGTAGGCCGCGACGGCGCGCTCCCACCAGACGGCCTTTTCGTCGCCGGTCAGCTCGCGGGCGTCGTAGTCGCGGGTGACGGTGCCGTCCTGCAACTCGACGCGGGGATTCTTCACGATGTTGTAGTACCAGACCGGGTGCTTCGGCGCGCCGCCGAGCGAGGCGACGACGGCGTACTCGCCGTCGTGCTCGACCCGCATCAGCGGCGTCTTGCGCAGCTTGCCGGACTTGGCTCCGACGGTCGTCAGTAGGATCACGGGCATCCCCTGCATGTCCGTCCCGTCCGTCCCGCCGGACTCCATGTACTTCTCGGCTTGCTCACGGGCCCAATCGGACGTCGAAGGTTCGTACTCTCCGGTAAGCGGCATGTCCACCACTCTAGGCCCGCGCGCGGCGATTTCGCCCCGAGCAGACTCAGCCGCCTAGGCCGAGAAGCGGATCATTGCGCCCGGGCGAGTTCGGCGATCGCATTGACGCGTCGCGTCGCCGTCGCGATCTCGTCCGCGAATTCCTGGCGACGCTTGGCGAGTTGCTCGGAATCCGAACCGTCGACCAGCTCCCGGTGCCGCGCCAGCCGCAGTGCGGTCTTGAAGAGCTCCATCGACCTCGACTCGGCGCTGGCGATCCGGCGCTGTAGCTCCCACTGCTTGCCCAGCTCGAGACATTCGTTGAGGAACGCGTTTTCGTCGAGGGACTCGTCCCCGAGCGCGGCCAGCCGGTCGGCGACGATGTGGTACGCGTCCAGGAACGGCCGTAACACCAGGTGCGCCAACAACAAGTCTGCCGATTCGAGCAGCCCGCGCACGTCGACGGCGGCAGCGGCCTTGCTGGTGTCCTCCACCGGCCCGATCAACCGCACCTCGTCGGCCAACTCCTTTTCGAACTGGGTACGGCCGGAGAACAGGAACTCGAACTTCAGCAACTCCCGCAAACTCAACGCCTCGTCACGCACGGTCACCGGTGACACCATGCCGTCCGCGGAGTTCTCAGCGTTTTCCACCGCGGCGAGCAGCGCGGTTTCGGCGATCGCGCGATCGACCAGGATGTGGATCGCGGATTGCGGTAGAACGCGGCGACCAGATGCTGGTCCTCGCCGATCCCCCACACCGCTTCGGTGCCGGCTTCGTACACGCTGACCACCCCGGACGCGACGAGCTGGTGCAGGGTCCATCGGATCGTGGAGCGATTCGTCAGGTCCGCGGCCCCGGCGACGGCCCAGTTGCGCGCCGTGATGTAGCTGGCCAGCGGGCGCACCGTGGCCAGCACCTCGCTGATCGACAACGACCGGTCCGCGCCCAGCAACGCCAGGTTCACCACGGCGGTGGGAGTCACCGGTGTCGCGCGGTTGATCCGGTGCTCGACGTCCAGCGCGATCCGCTCTATTTCGGTCCCGGTTCCCGCCTCTTCGCCGCGCATCTCCTCGAGGCGTTTGCGCAACGGCAGCGGTTCGCCGAAGTCCAGGTACGCGCGACCGAGCCGCTTGCCCTGCTGGCGGGCCAGGCCGACCAGGAAGCGAAGATCCTCGGGACGTTTCGCCGCCCCATAGGCCTTGGTGGTCATCGCCTCAACTTCGTGCAGCTGGTCGTACACGATCGATGTCGGCACCAAATACACTTCGGGACCGTCGATTTCGTCGACGGCGTCGGTGAGGTAGCGCAGGATGCCGAAGACCGGGGGCCGCAACTTGCCGGTGCGGGTGCGCCCGCCCTCGATCGACCAGGTGAGATTGGTGTGGTCTTGCACCAGCTGCGCGGTGTAGGCGCGCAGCACGAATCGGTAGACGGGAATGTCCTTGGTCTGGCGCCGGATGAAGATCGTTCCGGTGCGCTTGGCGAAGCCGCCCATCGGGAAGAAGTTCAGGTTGGCCCCGCCGAACGTGAAGGTCGCCGAGAGCCGATTGGCCACGATCATTTCCGGCAGCAGCATGCCGTCCAGGTACGACCGGTGCGAAAAGGCAAACGCCAGCGTCCCTTTGCGATCCAGTTTGCGCAGCTGCGCGATCTGGTCCTCGTCGACCAGCACGTCGTAGGCCCGCATCAGCCAGCGGCTGAATCCGCGCCAGCCCTGCACCGCCCGCTCGTCGAGCGAGGCCGCCATCTCGCGCAGGTAGCCAGCCGCCTCGGCGCGGACGTCGCCGGGATTGCGGCCGAGTTCGTCGGCCAGCGTGGCCAGTTTCTCGTCGTACCACGGCGCGCCGAGCAATTGGGCCACCGCGGGCGGGTCGGTCGATACGGGGATCACCGGTTCATCGATAACATCCAGTGCGCTGCAACACCTTTCGCGCTCTAACGCGCCCGATTTCACGCGCTGTCGCGAGCCGCCCGCCGGTCATGCCGCTCGCACCGTTCTCGTCATTCCCGTTCTCCTTCAGGTGTCGCCGGGTGCGGGACCGGCCAGCTGCGCGTTGTCCACATCCCCTCGGTGAGCGTACGTCCGCCCTCGGGTGGCATGGAACACAATTCGCGATTTGGCGCCTCGATCCGGCGTGCCCGTCGACGGGAGCCGAGTACGTTCGGATCATGCGGCCCCAACCCGATACTGGCGCGAGCGACCTCACGCCACTCGAGGAGACCGCGTTGCTGACCCAGTACGCGCGAGCGCTGGACGGCCAGTGGCCGCGGCCCATTCTCGGAGATTCGCTCGCCGCCGAGATCGTCGACCAGATCGACTACGACTTCGCGGGGCTCGGCATCCCGGCGAGCGTGGTCTGCCAGACGGCGCTGCGCGCCAAGATGCTCGACGAACGGGTACGGGCCTTCACCGCCGAGTATCCGCATGCCATCGTGATCGATCTGGGCGCCGGGCTGGACTCGGGCCCGTTTCGGGTGCGCCCGCCGGCAGGCGTCGACTGGTACCGCGTCGACCTGCCCGGGGTCAGCGCGCTGCGCCGCCAGCTGCTGCCGACCAGCAGGCGAGCCCACGTGCTGACCGCCTCGGTGGCCGATCAGAGCTGGCCCAACTCCATCCCGTCCGATCGGCCCGTCATCGTGATGGCCGACGGCCTGTTCGCGTTCCTGTCCGAGCCGGTGCTGATCGCCCTCTTCCGGCGCATCACCACCTATTTCAGCTCCGGAGAATTGGCGTTCAACGACTACGGCCGCATCGGCTGGTTTA
This window encodes:
- a CDS encoding class I SAM-dependent methyltransferase; this encodes MRPQPDTGASDLTPLEETALLTQYARALDGQWPRPILGDSLAAEIVDQIDYDFAGLGIPASVVCQTALRAKMLDERVRAFTAEYPHAIVIDLGAGLDSGPFRVRPPAGVDWYRVDLPGVSALRRQLLPTSRRAHVLTASVADQSWPNSIPSDRPVIVMADGLFAFLSEPVLIALFRRITTYFSSGELAFNDYGRIGWFSRLAVKLAPQRMFSSVGAQWGYPGFEDPLVPEQWNPSLKLVEEASLAHAPEVELFPGWIRFATKLSGMFEVSARKARILRYQF
- a CDS encoding nitroreductase family deazaflavin-dependent oxidoreductase translates to MPLTGEYEPSTSDWAREQAEKYMESGGTDGTDMQGMPVILLTTVGAKSGKLRKTPLMRVEHDGEYAVVASLGGAPKHPVWYYNIVKNPRVELQDGTVTRDYDARELTGDEKAVWWERAVAAYPPYADYQKKTERQIPVFVLTPVN